GGATGTCATGTTGAGCTCTGTCGAAACACGCGCGAAGGCCAAAATTGACGCGCGACCTTATATCCCTAACACCTGTTTCAACTTCACATAGCCCGTTTTGCTAACCGGGATTTTAGCGCCTGATTTTAGAATGGCCAGGTGCGCATCTTTCTCATACGGATCTATACGGGTAATTTCCTGCACGCTGACAATGTAAGAGCGGTGCACGCGAACAAACCTGCCCGGATCAAGCGTTTGTTCAAAGAAACTCATGGTTTTATTCTTGAGGAACGAACCTTCGGCCGTGTGGATGCTTACGTAATCATCATCGGCTTCCAGGTAAGTTACATCGGCAACAGGGATGATCTTTACTTTGGTGCCGGTTTTTACCACGATGCGCTCCTGCTGAGCAGTGTTGGCAGCGGCGGTTTCCAGCAACTGCTCGGTTTGCTTCTGGGCAGCGGGCGCAGCTGCCGGGGTTTGCGACAGGAATTTTTCTACCGCTTTTTGGAAACGATCTTTACTGAAAGGTTTCAGCAGATAATCAACCGCGTGCGCCTCAAAAGCTTTGATAGCATACTCATCAAATGCAGTGGCGAAGATAACGGCCGGCGGGTTTTCTACCAGTTCCAGCATTTCAAAACCGTTTATTTTGGGCATCTGCACGTCCAGAAAAATCAGGTCGGGCTGGTGCTGCATAATGGCTTTGATGCCTTCAAAGCCGTCGCCGCACTCGGCCAATACTTCTACGCCATCAACTTCCTGCAAATACTCGCGCACCACCAGTCGAGCCAATGGTTCATCATCAATAATTAAAACACTTTTCATATTTGCGGAACTTTGATAACGGTTGTAAAGATATTATCATTTGTAAATATTTCAACCAGATCATTACGCCCAAAAAGCAGGTAAAGGCGGCGGCGCACACCGCTCAGGCCAAAACCGGTACCGGTGCGCGGGCGAGCCGTTTGCGGGTCGTAAGGGTTTTGCACCATCAACATCAGGTAGCTGTCTTCCACCTCGCCGCGGATGCTTACTGTAACCGCCTCGGTAGTATCATACAAACCAAACTTAATGGCGTTTTCTACAATGGGCTGCAGCAA
This region of Mucilaginibacter yixingensis genomic DNA includes:
- a CDS encoding LytTR family DNA-binding domain-containing protein, with product MKSVLIIDDEPLARLVVREYLQEVDGVEVLAECGDGFEGIKAIMQHQPDLIFLDVQMPKINGFEMLELVENPPAVIFATAFDEYAIKAFEAHAVDYLLKPFSKDRFQKAVEKFLSQTPAAAPAAQKQTEQLLETAAANTAQQERIVVKTGTKVKIIPVADVTYLEADDDYVSIHTAEGSFLKNKTMSFFEQTLDPGRFVRVHRSYIVSVQEITRIDPYEKDAHLAILKSGAKIPVSKTGYVKLKQVLGI